In Desulfopila inferna, the following are encoded in one genomic region:
- a CDS encoding DUF3124 domain-containing protein translates to MNGERYGKKFSYKIAGLLLGICWLCPLVVNGAENSGLSKGQILYVPAYSHIYSGNKEKPFLLTVTLSIRNIDPKNSIRLTLVDYYETQGKLLKQYIGEAVVLKPLDSLRYIIAEKDDRGGSGANFLVEWHSDGPVNPPIVESIMIGAQFQQGISFTSRAREILETDVSE, encoded by the coding sequence ATAAATGGAGAGAGATATGGCAAAAAATTTTCATATAAGATCGCAGGTCTTCTCCTCGGTATTTGCTGGCTATGCCCTCTTGTTGTCAATGGCGCAGAAAATTCCGGGCTTTCAAAGGGACAGATTCTGTATGTACCCGCCTATTCCCACATCTACAGCGGCAATAAAGAGAAACCTTTTCTGTTGACAGTGACACTGAGCATCAGAAACATTGACCCGAAAAATTCCATCAGGCTGACGTTGGTAGATTATTATGAGACTCAGGGAAAGCTGTTAAAACAGTATATTGGTGAAGCGGTGGTGTTAAAGCCGCTGGATTCCCTGCGATATATCATAGCTGAAAAGGACGACAGAGGCGGGTCGGGCGCTAATTTTCTTGTTGAATGGCATTCCGATGGGCCTGTTAATCCTCCCATTGTTGAGTCGATCATGATAGGGGCACAGTTTCAACAGGGAATTTCCTTCACTTCCCGCGCCAGGGAAATATTAGAGACGGATGTAAGCGAGTAG
- a CDS encoding substrate-binding periplasmic protein, with amino-acid sequence MKALVVVVLLFSPVSLSAREKVVTLATLTDFPPFCFNKPNSLPLNKEMVPPGKDSVQLQGYSWDVVRESFHELGYTIELYVLPWARAIHYLKSDRVDAVFPANRTEERERNFSYSKEYVDSINMVVYATADSKIVWSGLDSLNGLNVGAVRGWAYGKKWESNKKINKEFMDTVFQSFQVLEKKRLDAVVGYETNYDYVLETHGVTEKYKKLGHFDIVEEYLLGKKNNPETLEIINDFDRGHRLVEQRGGLEAIGRKWQ; translated from the coding sequence ATGAAAGCCCTGGTAGTGGTTGTGCTCCTCTTTTCCCCAGTAAGCCTCTCTGCCCGGGAAAAAGTGGTGACCCTGGCCACCCTGACTGATTTTCCTCCTTTCTGCTTCAATAAGCCAAACTCCCTGCCGCTCAATAAGGAGATGGTACCGCCGGGAAAAGATTCAGTACAACTTCAGGGCTATAGCTGGGATGTCGTTCGTGAGAGTTTTCATGAGCTCGGGTATACCATCGAGTTGTACGTTCTCCCATGGGCCAGGGCTATACATTACTTGAAAAGCGATAGGGTTGATGCCGTTTTCCCCGCCAACAGAACGGAAGAACGGGAGAGAAACTTCAGTTACTCAAAGGAGTATGTTGACAGTATCAACATGGTTGTCTATGCGACGGCGGATTCCAAAATAGTGTGGAGCGGCCTCGACTCCCTTAATGGTCTGAATGTCGGCGCTGTGAGGGGATGGGCCTATGGCAAAAAATGGGAGAGCAACAAGAAGATCAACAAGGAGTTCATGGATACTGTTTTTCAGAGTTTCCAGGTTCTGGAGAAAAAACGACTGGATGCCGTAGTCGGCTATGAAACAAACTATGATTATGTGTTGGAAACTCATGGTGTAACGGAGAAGTATAAAAAATTAGGACACTTCGACATAGTTGAGGAGTATCTGCTGGGAAAGAAGAATAATCCTGAGACCCTGGAGATAATCAATGATTTTGATCGTGGTCATCGACTGGTCGAGCAGCGGGGTGGCCTTGAGGCAATTGGCAGGAAGTGGCAATAG
- a CDS encoding rod shape-determining protein, giving the protein MYSPFNFLFGWLSNDLAIDLGTANTVLYVKGKGIVLREPSVVAVRQDGRGSKVLAVGQEAKQMLGKTPGNITAIRPIKDGVIADFEVTEAMLRYFINKVHNRRTLVHPRIMISVPSGITQVEKRAVRESAESAGAREVYLIEEPMAAAIGANLPITEPTANMVVDIGGGTTEVAVISLAGIVYAKSVRVAGDKMDEAILQYIKRKHNLAIGERTAELIKTTIGNVLPEPPYETMDIKGRDLVSGVPKTLTISADEIQSAIAEQVDVIIDAVKVALEVTPPELAADIVDQGIVLTGGGALLKNLDMALREETGMPIIVTEDPLSSVVLGSGKALDNLDILKEVTIS; this is encoded by the coding sequence ATGTATTCACCATTTAATTTTTTATTTGGCTGGCTCTCCAATGACCTTGCCATAGATCTGGGTACGGCCAATACCGTGCTCTACGTCAAAGGGAAGGGAATTGTCTTGAGAGAGCCTTCCGTTGTTGCGGTCCGGCAGGACGGAAGGGGGAGCAAGGTTTTGGCCGTAGGGCAGGAAGCCAAGCAGATGCTGGGGAAAACTCCAGGTAATATTACTGCAATACGGCCGATTAAAGACGGTGTAATTGCTGATTTTGAAGTTACTGAGGCTATGCTGAGGTATTTCATCAATAAAGTTCATAACCGCAGGACACTGGTCCATCCCCGGATAATGATTTCGGTTCCCTCCGGTATTACGCAGGTAGAAAAAAGAGCAGTTAGAGAATCCGCCGAATCTGCAGGGGCCAGGGAGGTCTATCTTATTGAGGAGCCAATGGCGGCAGCAATCGGCGCTAATCTTCCTATCACCGAGCCGACGGCCAATATGGTGGTTGATATCGGTGGAGGAACCACCGAGGTCGCTGTCATTTCACTGGCCGGTATCGTCTATGCCAAGTCCGTTCGGGTGGCGGGGGACAAGATGGATGAGGCTATCCTCCAGTATATCAAACGCAAACACAATCTTGCCATTGGAGAGAGAACCGCCGAGCTGATCAAAACGACGATCGGCAATGTCTTGCCTGAACCCCCTTACGAGACCATGGATATCAAAGGACGTGACCTTGTCTCCGGTGTTCCTAAAACACTGACTATTTCGGCTGATGAGATCCAGTCGGCCATTGCCGAACAGGTGGATGTCATTATCGATGCGGTCAAAGTGGCTCTGGAGGTAACTCCGCCGGAACTGGCCGCCGATATCGTTGATCAGGGAATTGTCCTTACAGGAGGCGGTGCCTTGCTGAAAAACCTAGATATGGCGCTCAGAGAAGAAACAGGTATGCCGATAATCGTCACGGAAGACCCTTTGTCCTCCGTCGTTCTCGGTTCCGGAAAGGCACTCGACAACCTCGACATCCTCAAGGAGGTGACAATCAGTTGA
- the mreC gene encoding rod shape-determining protein MreC, whose product MTKVVLLLVLVSCLILFAASFGGRFGLFHQVTLETLGPVQVVFTNVSSGVQRIWNDYIALWVVRDENKRLRTMLDDYNEKLNEYTEAYSTYLGLVEKLKFKEKESFPSISARVVGKGPSYWFKTIIVDRGENDGIVEGMVARNEKGVVGQIIQVSPNYAKILLANAPSSAIDAMVQKNRVRGILKGAGKHGFTLYYVLKKADVAVGDKIITAGIGGVFSSGIPLGRVSAVRKKQRGMFQEIEVEPWVDFQRLETVFINLTERLTWEAEMNNLSRVRP is encoded by the coding sequence ATGACGAAGGTGGTTCTCCTTCTGGTTCTGGTCAGTTGCCTAATTCTTTTTGCCGCCTCATTCGGAGGCAGATTCGGTCTGTTCCATCAGGTTACCCTTGAAACCCTTGGCCCTGTCCAGGTCGTTTTCACAAATGTTTCCAGTGGAGTCCAGCGTATTTGGAACGATTATATTGCTTTGTGGGTTGTTCGCGACGAAAACAAGCGTCTGCGCACCATGCTTGATGACTATAATGAAAAACTCAACGAGTATACCGAAGCCTATTCCACCTATCTGGGCCTCGTAGAAAAGCTGAAGTTCAAAGAGAAGGAATCTTTCCCGTCGATTTCCGCGCGAGTGGTGGGAAAAGGCCCTTCCTACTGGTTCAAGACGATTATTGTCGATCGTGGAGAAAATGACGGCATTGTTGAGGGAATGGTTGCAAGAAACGAGAAGGGCGTGGTTGGTCAGATAATTCAGGTGTCTCCCAATTATGCCAAAATTCTTCTGGCCAATGCTCCCAGTAGTGCTATTGATGCAATGGTGCAGAAAAACAGGGTTCGCGGGATATTGAAGGGTGCCGGAAAACATGGTTTCACCCTTTATTACGTCTTAAAGAAGGCGGATGTTGCTGTGGGGGACAAAATCATCACAGCAGGCATTGGTGGAGTATTTTCATCTGGAATTCCACTGGGCAGGGTGTCAGCCGTCAGAAAAAAACAGCGAGGCATGTTTCAGGAAATCGAGGTGGAGCCATGGGTAGATTTTCAGCGCCTGGAAACAGTTTTTATCAACCTGACCGAGAGATTGACCTGGGAAGCCGAAATGAATAATCTTTCGCGGGTAAGACCCTGA
- a CDS encoding hybrid sensor histidine kinase/response regulator yields MNSYLKYHQSATGSSLSRRFSVTLSVVVLIIMLFFLLGGAVYNYYKIQRDLNRQLANTLELAETSLPTAVWQMDRGSMEDILEAILVNDAIVSARIITDNILAAAKAQPQYEALDFSLFRDSEKYTVKSVAVTRMGENVGLFEVAISRAQMTRGVLATGLTVLALVLVLCFAILMTSVLITRRYVFEPLMRLESHAKQIAGGNLESSIEIEGNNEFARLAAAYNFMANQLKISFDTLEQKVMERTADLYLAKTEAEKMNQDLRVVGAELQALLDNSPVGILFVGFDRRIQRVNPEITRITGYGHEELIGCTTERLYPSREIFLTLGETYYPILRKQGFCQSYSELQTKDGRLITCYWRGRTVVVEGGVEGVIWSLEDVSIRLKMEEELLKVKKLESIGVLAGGIAHDFNNLLLAIIGNISLARRFIGKDSRADELLVSAQKASNRAKDLTVKLLTFASGGDPVKSAEPLPQLLEESASFVLSGSNVKCNFNFSRGLWPVNMDKTQINQVIQNLVLNADQSMPEGGYITINCANINVTPGENLALRGGRYVRVSVTDSGIGIPQDILGRIFDPYFSTKEKDSHKGSGLGLAIVHSIISKHGGAITVDSSPGTGSTFDIYLPALDSLESTAAAVPEEIVSHGRGLILVMDDEEMIRNVVCRMLAHLGFKTVEARDGREALDLYGKHLEEDERFDAVIMDLTIPGGMGGEETVKKVLTIDSEAKVIVSSGYSSDPILDNYSSFGFCNIVSKPYQLHSLSRVLTQTLSSGEPKIY; encoded by the coding sequence ATGAACTCATATTTAAAATACCATCAATCGGCAACGGGGAGTAGCCTCAGTCGTCGTTTCAGTGTCACCCTTTCCGTAGTTGTCCTTATAATTATGCTTTTCTTTTTGCTTGGAGGAGCAGTCTATAATTATTACAAAATCCAGAGAGATCTCAACAGGCAGCTCGCCAATACCCTGGAACTTGCAGAAACTAGTCTGCCTACTGCTGTCTGGCAGATGGATCGTGGTTCAATGGAGGATATCCTTGAAGCTATCCTGGTAAATGATGCCATTGTTTCGGCACGAATAATTACCGATAATATTCTGGCGGCAGCCAAGGCTCAACCGCAATATGAGGCCCTCGATTTTTCTTTGTTCCGGGATTCAGAAAAATACACCGTCAAATCCGTGGCGGTTACACGGATGGGCGAAAATGTCGGTCTTTTTGAAGTGGCCATCTCACGCGCTCAAATGACACGGGGGGTGCTCGCCACCGGCCTGACCGTTTTAGCGCTGGTCCTGGTGTTGTGTTTTGCCATTCTAATGACATCCGTCCTTATAACCAGACGCTATGTATTTGAACCGCTGATGCGGCTTGAGAGCCATGCCAAGCAGATCGCCGGAGGAAATCTGGAGAGCAGTATAGAGATTGAAGGCAATAATGAGTTTGCCCGGCTTGCTGCAGCTTACAACTTTATGGCAAATCAGCTGAAAATCAGTTTTGACACCTTGGAGCAAAAGGTGATGGAACGTACAGCTGATCTCTACCTCGCTAAGACTGAAGCGGAAAAAATGAACCAGGATCTGCGAGTGGTCGGAGCGGAACTGCAGGCCCTGCTCGACAACTCTCCGGTGGGCATACTCTTTGTCGGCTTTGATCGCAGAATTCAACGGGTCAATCCTGAAATTACACGTATCACCGGGTACGGACATGAAGAGTTGATCGGCTGCACCACTGAAAGGCTCTATCCTTCCAGAGAAATATTTCTCACTCTTGGCGAAACCTATTATCCGATTCTCCGCAAGCAAGGTTTCTGCCAGTCTTATTCCGAGCTTCAAACAAAGGATGGCAGGCTGATAACGTGCTACTGGCGGGGAAGGACCGTAGTTGTTGAAGGTGGAGTCGAGGGCGTTATCTGGAGTTTGGAGGATGTCTCCATACGTCTGAAGATGGAAGAAGAGCTGCTCAAAGTGAAGAAACTGGAGTCCATTGGTGTTCTGGCCGGTGGAATAGCCCATGATTTCAATAATCTCTTGCTCGCCATCATCGGCAACATCTCACTGGCCCGGCGTTTTATCGGCAAAGACAGCCGAGCGGATGAACTCCTTGTTTCCGCCCAGAAGGCCTCGAACCGAGCGAAAGATCTCACTGTAAAGCTGCTTACTTTTGCCAGCGGTGGAGATCCGGTAAAATCCGCTGAGCCACTGCCGCAGCTCCTGGAGGAGTCGGCGTCTTTTGTACTCTCCGGAAGCAATGTAAAATGTAATTTCAATTTCAGCAGGGGGCTGTGGCCGGTCAACATGGATAAGACCCAAATCAATCAGGTTATCCAGAATCTTGTCCTCAACGCCGATCAGTCTATGCCCGAGGGTGGTTACATCACAATTAATTGTGCTAATATCAATGTCACTCCTGGAGAAAATCTGGCCCTGAGAGGTGGCCGGTATGTCAGGGTCTCCGTAACGGACAGCGGTATCGGCATCCCGCAGGATATCCTGGGACGGATCTTCGATCCCTATTTTTCCACCAAGGAAAAGGACAGCCATAAGGGCAGCGGACTCGGCCTGGCAATCGTTCATTCCATCATTTCCAAACACGGCGGGGCCATAACGGTTGACTCCTCGCCTGGAACCGGCAGCACGTTCGATATTTATTTACCCGCGCTGGATAGTTTAGAGAGTACGGCTGCTGCAGTGCCGGAAGAGATTGTGAGTCACGGCAGAGGACTCATCCTGGTCATGGATGATGAAGAGATGATCCGCAATGTAGTGTGCCGGATGCTGGCCCACCTGGGTTTCAAAACCGTCGAGGCCCGAGACGGAAGGGAAGCTCTTGACTTGTACGGTAAGCATCTCGAAGAAGACGAGCGCTTCGACGCGGTTATCATGGATTTAACCATTCCGGGAGGTATGGGCGGAGAAGAGACTGTAAAAAAAGTTCTTACCATTGATTCTGAGGCTAAGGTTATCGTTTCCAGCGGCTACTCAAGTGATCCCATTTTGGACAATTATTCATCATTTGGTTTTTGCAACATTGTCAGCAAGCCCTATCAGCTACACTCTTTGTCGAGAGTGCTGACCCAGACACTTTCTTCCGGCGAACCAAAAATCTATTAA
- a CDS encoding histidine triad nucleotide-binding protein, whose amino-acid sequence MNDCIFCKIIAGEIPAKKLYEDDDVLAFWDISPKAPVHFLVIPKKHIPRPVDVKEDDDPLTGKLFRIGAQLAGEKGVGDDYRVIFNNGEKSGQEVFHLHMHILGGKGKPWAM is encoded by the coding sequence ATGAATGACTGTATCTTCTGTAAAATCATTGCAGGCGAAATTCCAGCAAAAAAACTGTATGAAGATGACGACGTCCTGGCCTTCTGGGATATTTCTCCCAAGGCCCCTGTCCATTTTCTCGTTATTCCCAAAAAACATATTCCAAGGCCCGTGGATGTTAAAGAGGACGATGATCCGTTAACCGGTAAGCTGTTCCGCATTGGGGCTCAACTTGCCGGAGAGAAAGGCGTCGGGGATGATTACAGGGTCATCTTTAATAACGGTGAAAAGTCCGGTCAGGAAGTTTTTCATCTACATATGCATATTCTGGGAGGGAAGGGGAAACCCTGGGCAATGTAG